The Streptomyces sp. NBC_01276 genome contains the following window.
CTGGCTGCCGCGTGCGACCTGCGGTTCGCCGAGGAGGGCGCCTCCTTCGGGGTGACCCCGGCGAAGCTGGGCATCGTCTACCCGGCCTCCTCGACCCGCCGGCTGGCTTCCGTGGTCGGGCCGGCCTGGGCCAAGTACCTGCTGTTCTCGGCGGAGTTGATCGGCGCGGAGCAGGCGCTGCGGGCCGGTTTCCTGCACGAGCTGCTGCCGGCCGGGCAACTGGACAAGCGGGTGGCCGAGTTCGCCCGGATCCTCACCACCCGCTCGTGGCTGACGCAGGCGGCGGCGAAGGAGTTCGCGGACGGCCGCACCGACCGGGACGCGTACTGGGCGGACCGGGCGGCGGCGAGCGGCGACACCGCGGAGGGCGTCGCCGCCTTCCTGGAGCGACGGGCACCACGCTTCGACCGGCCGCCGGCGGACTAGGCCGCCTCTTCCGGATCCTGCCTGGCCCGCGGCACCCGGCCCCGACGACGGGGCTCAGGCCGCTTCCTGTGGATCATGTTGTGAGCCGGTGGAGGAGTCGCGCCGCTCGTCTCAGCCTCGTTCTCGGCCGAGGCCCTGTGAAATGATCGGCAGATGGTGGGGGCCAGCAGTGAGGATGGGCGGGCGCTTCGGCGTGAAGCCGAGCGGGTCGTCAACGAGGTCGCCCAGGAGCTCCGCACGTTGGACGAGGGAACATCCTGGTTCTCCGCCCTTTCCCCGGCAGGACGGCAGGCAGTACTCCAGGACGTCGCCGGCTACGCATTGCAGGCCCACATCACGGCAGCAGACGGGCGTGAGGGAGTTGCCCGGTCCGGCGTGAAGCCCACGGCCAACCCTTCGGTGATGATTTGCATGGACCCGCCTCGCTACGGGTTCGCAGCCCTCCGGCCCGACGAACACGTCAAAGCGTTCCGTGTGCTCGTCTCGGCGTTCTCCGTCGCCGACACTCGCCGCAGGCAGACGTACTGCAAAGGCACCTGCGGACACGCGTGGCACAACCTGCCTCCCCGGTGAGATGTCGGCGGCGCACGCTGATCCGAACGAAGTTCCCCTGGTCGTTGCCGCTGGATCTTCTGATCGCTTGTTGATGTAACTCGTTGACTGACGCCCAGTGGACGAGGATCGATCCGTTGCCACCGGACCGGGCGCCCAGGCCGGTCGGCAGACCGCGAACAACGCCGGATGTGCCCTGGCCGACCCGCAGCTCCTGAAGTGCTACGGCGTCGGCCCCGACACCGCCGCAACGCTATTGATCGCAGCGGGTGACAATCCCGAGCGCCTGCGCAGCGAAGCCTCGTTCGCAGCCCTCTGCGGCGTCAGCCCAGTCGAAGCCTCCTCAGGGAAAACCCAGCGTCGGCGCCTCAACCGGGGCGGAAACCGGCAGGCCAACTC
Protein-coding sequences here:
- a CDS encoding enoyl-CoA hydratase/isomerase family protein: MDAALRTTVAGGVATVVISHPAKRNAMTAAMWRALPELLPRLAADPDVRVLVLTGDGPTFCAGADISSLTGDDDPQALSVAAEEALAAFPKPTVAAVRGFCVGGGSQLAAACDLRFAEEGASFGVTPAKLGIVYPASSTRRLASVVGPAWAKYLLFSAELIGAEQALRAGFLHELLPAGQLDKRVAEFARILTTRSWLTQAAAKEFADGRTDRDAYWADRAAASGDTAEGVAAFLERRAPRFDRPPAD
- a CDS encoding DUF5958 family protein, whose translation is MVGASSEDGRALRREAERVVNEVAQELRTLDEGTSWFSALSPAGRQAVLQDVAGYALQAHITAADGREGVARSGVKPTANPSVMICMDPPRYGFAALRPDEHVKAFRVLVSAFSVADTRRRQTYCKGTCGHAWHNLPPR